In a single window of the Populus alba chromosome 16, ASM523922v2, whole genome shotgun sequence genome:
- the LOC118033258 gene encoding uncharacterized protein: MAMPWGMALWMANMVWVALIGWVSSCLTVADELASSLRTGDIGPFHVG, from the coding sequence ATGGCAATGCCATGGGGCATGGCCTTATGGATGGCAAATATGGTGTGGGTGGCACTTATTGGATGGGTTTCTTCTTGCTTGACTGTTGCTGATGAGCTTGCCAGCTCTCTTAGAACTGGAGATATTGGTCCTTTCCATGTTGGCTGA